The following proteins are encoded in a genomic region of Anaerobaca lacustris:
- a CDS encoding MipA/OmpV family protein — MKIEVVLVAAFICVAVTGGGFAGEADESTVEPSKPERFIGGGAVISSKPYEGVDSKVYPVPMFGYEGERLYIRGIGGGYRIFRKGGWSLGPVVRPRFDGYRASDSRALAGMKDRDLTVYGGVALGWLTGRGLIGANWVTDLLGRHSGQELEVSYTARFPLAGFDLIPSVGLSYKSNRLVDYYYGVRASEARDWRPAYKGGAATNPFVRLVARRKLVGQWELLGTVQCEWFDREIMNSPIVDKAQSISFVGGVLYSF, encoded by the coding sequence ATGAAGATCGAAGTTGTTCTGGTCGCAGCGTTCATTTGTGTTGCCGTTACGGGCGGAGGATTTGCCGGGGAAGCGGACGAGTCGACGGTCGAACCCTCGAAGCCGGAGAGGTTCATCGGCGGCGGCGCCGTGATCTCCTCAAAACCCTATGAGGGGGTGGATTCGAAGGTGTATCCCGTCCCCATGTTCGGTTACGAAGGCGAACGACTCTATATTCGCGGTATCGGCGGGGGGTATCGGATTTTTCGAAAGGGCGGCTGGTCGCTGGGACCGGTCGTTCGGCCTCGCTTCGACGGCTACAGGGCCAGTGACAGCAGGGCCCTGGCGGGCATGAAGGACCGCGACCTGACGGTCTATGGAGGTGTGGCGCTGGGCTGGCTGACGGGTCGGGGCCTGATCGGTGCAAACTGGGTCACCGACCTTCTCGGCAGACACAGCGGACAGGAGTTGGAGGTCAGTTATACGGCGCGATTCCCCCTGGCCGGGTTCGACCTCATCCCGTCGGTCGGGCTGTCTTACAAGAGCAATCGACTCGTGGATTACTATTACGGCGTGCGAGCCAGTGAAGCGCGTGACTGGCGCCCCGCCTACAAAGGCGGTGCGGCTACGAACCCCTTCGTCCGACTGGTGGCGCGCCGCAAGCTGGTCGGCCAATGGGAACTCCTCGGCACGGTCCAGTGCGAGTGGTTCGACCGCGAGATTATGAACAGTCCCATCGTGGACAAGGCGCAGAGCATCTCCTTCGTCGGCGGCGTGCTCTACTCGTTCTGA
- a CDS encoding Gfo/Idh/MocA family protein: MTKMNRRNFLGAALGSGLAMNGLLGRAGAGQPSEPKIKLGVIGCGNYGMANIRAAFKAGGVAIVALCDVDDQHLKDSADRVEQSQGTRPKTFKHYGELLETPGLDAIVIATPPQWHALPFIAAVEKGLDVYCEKPLAYDVREGRAMVDAARKKGVIVQVGFQRRQSPAIQQAREHIRQGHLGRIIEAQAQIHYTAGMRDTTPQDPPASLDWDLWCGPAPKLPYSPQVGHFAWRLEKTTGHGHLVDWGIHLIDATRWILDETTPRTVQAAGGIYHFKDKITTPDVLSVQFDFETCPVFWRHRIYGAAEYTPEVSNGIFFYGEKGTVFVTDQRWVIIPKGRDAQRIEHKVGSDMGTAHMTEFLDAVRNRKQPGCTIEDGHRSTTTVKLAMIAYDVGAAVAWDEQTERITNHAQADALLKRPYRAPWKHPFSG, encoded by the coding sequence ATGACAAAGATGAATCGACGAAACTTCCTCGGAGCGGCCCTCGGCAGCGGCCTGGCCATGAATGGACTTCTCGGACGGGCCGGGGCCGGCCAGCCGAGCGAGCCGAAGATCAAGCTGGGCGTCATCGGCTGCGGCAATTACGGCATGGCCAACATCCGCGCGGCGTTCAAGGCCGGCGGCGTCGCGATCGTCGCGCTGTGCGACGTGGACGACCAACATCTCAAGGACAGCGCCGACCGTGTCGAGCAATCGCAAGGCACCCGGCCCAAAACCTTCAAGCACTACGGCGAGCTGCTGGAGACGCCGGGGCTTGATGCAATCGTGATCGCCACACCGCCGCAGTGGCACGCCCTGCCGTTCATCGCGGCCGTCGAGAAAGGGCTGGACGTCTACTGCGAGAAGCCGCTTGCCTACGACGTCCGGGAGGGTCGCGCCATGGTGGATGCGGCCAGGAAGAAAGGCGTCATCGTCCAGGTCGGCTTTCAGCGCAGGCAAAGCCCGGCCATTCAGCAGGCGCGCGAGCACATCCGCCAGGGCCACCTGGGTCGGATCATCGAGGCCCAAGCGCAGATTCACTACACCGCAGGAATGCGGGATACGACCCCGCAGGACCCGCCCGCCTCGCTGGACTGGGACCTCTGGTGCGGGCCGGCGCCCAAGCTGCCCTATAGCCCGCAGGTCGGCCACTTCGCCTGGCGGCTGGAGAAGACCACCGGCCACGGCCACCTCGTCGATTGGGGCATCCACCTGATCGACGCGACCCGATGGATTCTCGACGAAACCACGCCCCGAACGGTCCAGGCCGCCGGCGGCATCTACCACTTCAAGGACAAGATCACCACGCCGGACGTCCTCTCGGTCCAGTTCGATTTCGAAACCTGCCCGGTGTTCTGGCGGCATCGCATCTACGGCGCTGCGGAGTATACGCCGGAGGTTTCCAACGGCATCTTCTTCTACGGAGAGAAAGGCACGGTTTTCGTCACCGACCAGCGTTGGGTCATCATCCCGAAGGGCCGAGACGCCCAGCGCATCGAGCACAAGGTCGGCTCAGACATGGGGACCGCGCACATGACGGAATTCCTCGACGCGGTTCGCAATAGAAAGCAGCCCGGCTGCACCATCGAGGACGGGCATCGCTCAACCACCACGGTCAAGCTGGCCATGATCGCCTACGACGTCGGCGCCGCCGTCGCCTGGGATGAGCAGACCGAAAGGATCACCAACCACGCGCAGGCCGACGCGTTGCTCAAGCGGCCCTACCGCGCGCCGTGGAAGCACCCGTTCTCCGGCTGA
- a CDS encoding Gfo/Idh/MocA family protein — MERRATHESGQAISRRRFMQGSALSMAALGLGGGRLFAAGSDTIRVGLIGCGSRGMGAVRNCVDAAPNVEIVALGDLFKDRIDTCLKTIKTNGEKDWSSSAPWAHADKVKVTPETCFTGFEAYKKVINSGVDLVILATSPHFRPMHLKAAIEAGKHVFMEKPVAVDPVGIRSVLASSELARQKGLAIGAGTQRRHDPKYVEVIKRVHNGEIGELVAGQCYWVQGWVRQWGFYSERQPQWTDMETQCRNWYYYTWLSGDHIVEQHVHNLDVINWAMGTHPVMAMGMGGREVRIEPEFGNIYDHFAVEYEYPNGARILSMARQIAGCTERIAERIVGAKGIAMEGAIEGARAYKYDGPTPNPYEQEHTDLIRSIRNGRPLNEGKAVAESTMTAILGRMSAYTGRAMKWDWAMKSSKLDLTPPRYELGDLPVGPVAVPGKTPLV; from the coding sequence ATGGAACGGCGAGCCACACACGAATCAGGCCAAGCAATCTCACGACGACGGTTCATGCAGGGTTCGGCCCTCTCGATGGCGGCGCTGGGGCTGGGGGGTGGGCGGCTCTTCGCGGCCGGCTCCGATACGATCCGCGTGGGCCTGATCGGCTGCGGCAGCCGGGGCATGGGGGCGGTCCGCAACTGCGTCGATGCGGCGCCGAATGTGGAGATCGTGGCCCTCGGCGATCTGTTCAAAGACCGCATCGACACCTGCCTCAAGACGATCAAGACCAACGGCGAGAAGGACTGGAGTTCGTCGGCGCCCTGGGCGCACGCCGACAAGGTGAAGGTCACGCCGGAAACGTGCTTCACGGGCTTCGAGGCCTATAAGAAGGTCATCAACAGCGGCGTGGACCTCGTCATCCTCGCCACATCGCCACATTTTCGCCCGATGCACCTCAAGGCGGCCATCGAAGCGGGCAAGCACGTGTTCATGGAGAAGCCCGTCGCCGTAGATCCCGTCGGCATCCGTTCGGTCCTGGCGTCGTCCGAACTGGCCAGGCAGAAGGGGCTGGCCATCGGCGCCGGCACGCAGCGCCGCCACGACCCGAAGTATGTCGAGGTGATCAAGCGCGTCCACAACGGCGAAATCGGCGAACTCGTCGCGGGCCAGTGCTACTGGGTCCAGGGCTGGGTCCGCCAGTGGGGATTCTACAGCGAGCGGCAGCCGCAGTGGACCGACATGGAGACCCAGTGCCGCAACTGGTACTACTACACGTGGCTCTCCGGCGACCACATCGTCGAGCAGCACGTCCACAACCTCGACGTGATCAACTGGGCGATGGGAACGCATCCCGTGATGGCGATGGGCATGGGCGGCCGCGAGGTGCGCATCGAGCCGGAGTTCGGCAACATCTACGACCACTTCGCCGTCGAGTACGAGTACCCCAACGGCGCCCGCATCCTGAGCATGGCCCGCCAGATCGCCGGTTGCACCGAACGCATCGCCGAACGCATCGTCGGCGCCAAAGGCATCGCGATGGAAGGGGCGATCGAAGGGGCCAGAGCCTACAAGTACGACGGCCCCACCCCGAATCCGTACGAGCAGGAGCACACTGACCTGATCCGGAGCATCCGCAACGGTCGGCCTTTGAACGAGGGCAAGGCGGTGGCCGAGAGCACGATGACCGCGATCCTCGGCCGGATGAGCGCGTACACCGGACGGGCCATGAAGTGGGACTGGGCGATGAAGAGCTCCAAGCTCGACCTGACCCCGCCGAGGTACGAACTCGGCGACCTTCCCGTCGGCCCGGTCGCCGTGCCCGGCAAGACACCTCTGGTCTGA
- a CDS encoding gamma-glutamylcyclotransferase family protein gives MHLFTYGSLMFESVWTRLVRGTYTSRPARLHGFVRRKVCDDVYPVIFRTHDAGWVDGLVYLDIGAEDLKRLDFFEGEFYDRQSHTVVAGHERLPADAYVLRDEYLHMTDHVAWDPQWFSREGLSAFLGQYKGF, from the coding sequence ATGCATCTGTTCACCTACGGTTCGCTGATGTTTGAGTCCGTTTGGACGCGGCTGGTGCGGGGCACGTATACCAGTCGCCCGGCGCGCCTGCACGGCTTCGTCCGCCGCAAGGTTTGCGACGACGTGTATCCCGTCATCTTCCGGACCCACGACGCCGGATGGGTCGACGGCTTGGTCTACCTGGATATCGGTGCCGAGGACCTCAAGCGGCTGGACTTCTTCGAGGGTGAATTCTACGACCGCCAAAGTCATACCGTCGTGGCCGGACACGAGAGACTCCCGGCCGACGCATACGTTCTCAGGGATGAGTACCTCCACATGACCGACCACGTGGCGTGGGACCCCCAGTGGTTCAGTCGCGAAGGCCTTTCGGCGTTCCTCGGACAGTACAAGGGGTTCTGA